Proteins encoded by one window of uncultured Ilyobacter sp.:
- a CDS encoding LytTR family DNA-binding domain-containing protein has product MIRIFIVDDEKYIRNEIRYFLEKYDDIEICGETGDGDEALDKIEKLKPDCVFMDINLQNNSGMLIARKISENKNHPLIVFATAYDHYAVQGFEVNAVDYILKPFSEDRIKLTIDRIRDKITNKNPNNDEKDPNIENENSTSLEKLCIQKNTKLVLIDINKIIFIKSEKNVILVHTLDSAYECSHSLKELESRLREDKFMRIHKSTIINIDYIDEIIPWFNYTYKIEVKGLKNYDIQVSRNYLKKFKNFFGI; this is encoded by the coding sequence ATGATTAGAATTTTTATCGTGGATGACGAAAAATATATAAGAAATGAGATCAGATATTTCTTGGAAAAATATGATGATATTGAGATATGCGGAGAGACTGGAGATGGTGACGAAGCTCTAGATAAGATAGAAAAATTAAAACCTGACTGCGTATTTATGGATATAAATCTTCAAAATAACAGTGGGATGTTGATCGCTAGAAAAATATCTGAAAATAAAAATCATCCATTGATTGTTTTTGCAACGGCATATGATCATTATGCGGTGCAGGGATTTGAAGTGAATGCAGTGGATTATATACTAAAACCTTTCTCAGAAGATAGAATAAAGCTTACCATTGATAGAATTAGAGATAAAATAACGAATAAGAATCCTAATAATGACGAAAAAGATCCTAATATTGAAAATGAGAACAGCACATCTCTTGAAAAATTATGTATTCAAAAGAATACTAAGCTAGTATTAATAGATATAAATAAAATAATTTTCATTAAATCAGAAAAGAATGTAATTTTGGTACACACTTTAGATTCTGCTTATGAGTGCAGTCATTCTTTAAAGGAGTTGGAGAGTAGATTAAGAGAGGATAAATTTATGAGAATACACAAGAGTACCATAATAAACATAGATTATATAGACGAGATTATTCCCTGGTTTAATTATACGTATAAAATAGAAGTAAAAGGGTTGAAAAATTATGATATACAAGTTAGCAGAAATTATTTAAAGAAATTTAAGAATTTTTTTGGAATTTGA
- a CDS encoding 4Fe-4S binding protein, which yields MEEKVLVVKKGLCKGCEICVEFCPKDVLDMKDGKVNVKNISACIQCNMCGKLCPDYAIGIRRNG from the coding sequence GTGGAAGAAAAAGTACTTGTTGTAAAAAAAGGGTTGTGTAAGGGCTGTGAAATCTGTGTTGAATTCTGTCCAAAGGATGTTTTGGACATGAAGGATGGAAAAGTCAATGTTAAAAATATCAGCGCATGCATACAGTGTAATATGTGTGGTAAACTATGTCCTGATTATGCTATCGGTATTAGGAGGAATGGATAA
- a CDS encoding 2-oxoacid:acceptor oxidoreductase subunit alpha, with protein MSKIKFMQGNEACVEGAIAAGMKFFAGYPITPSTEVMEKSAEMLPRVEGKFIQMEDEIAGIAAAIGGSIAGSKSMTATSGPGFSLKMENLGYAVIAEIPLVVVNVQRSGPSTGLPTSPSQGDMMQAKWGTHGDHPVIALSPSTVQECYTLTARAFNLAEKYRMPVLFMLDEVVGHMREKVVLDPTLIEEIVDRAKPAKDDASYLPYGVSGDELVPKMSPFGEGHRYHITGLVHDETGFPTNSTKVADKLMTRLMNKVEKNKDDIIQYEEYMMEDAEYVIFSYGSTARSSKQAVMDLREKGIKAGLFRAITIWPFPEERIRELAQKSKGILVAEMNLGQMVLEVERIANGSCPVKLMGKGNGEFISPAEIVEKFGEVM; from the coding sequence ATGAGCAAAATTAAGTTTATGCAAGGAAACGAAGCTTGTGTTGAGGGTGCCATCGCTGCAGGGATGAAATTTTTTGCAGGGTATCCTATCACACCATCAACTGAGGTTATGGAAAAATCTGCTGAAATGCTTCCTAGAGTTGAGGGGAAATTTATTCAGATGGAAGATGAGATCGCCGGTATCGCTGCTGCAATCGGTGGATCAATTGCAGGATCAAAATCCATGACTGCAACAAGCGGACCTGGATTCTCACTAAAAATGGAAAACCTAGGATATGCAGTAATCGCTGAGATTCCTTTAGTTGTTGTAAATGTACAAAGAAGCGGACCAAGTACGGGTCTTCCTACATCTCCATCTCAGGGAGATATGATGCAGGCTAAATGGGGAACTCACGGTGACCATCCTGTAATTGCTCTTTCACCATCTACAGTACAAGAGTGCTATACTCTCACAGCGAGGGCTTTCAACCTGGCTGAAAAATACAGAATGCCTGTTCTTTTCATGCTAGATGAGGTTGTTGGACATATGAGAGAAAAAGTAGTTTTAGATCCAACTCTTATTGAGGAAATAGTAGACAGAGCAAAGCCTGCAAAAGACGATGCTTCTTACCTTCCTTATGGAGTATCAGGAGATGAGCTTGTTCCTAAAATGTCTCCATTTGGAGAGGGACACAGATACCATATCACCGGTCTTGTACACGATGAGACAGGTTTCCCTACAAACAGTACAAAAGTTGCAGATAAGTTAATGACAAGATTAATGAATAAAGTTGAAAAAAATAAAGATGATATTATTCAGTATGAAGAATACATGATGGAAGATGCTGAATATGTTATATTCTCTTATGGAAGTACAGCCAGATCTTCAAAGCAGGCAGTTATGGATCTTAGAGAAAAAGGGATAAAAGCGGGATTATTCAGAGCCATTACAATCTGGCCTTTCCCTGAGGAAAGAATCAGAGAATTAGCTCAAAAGTCAAAGGGAATTCTTGTGGCTGAGATGAATCTAGGACAAATGGTTCTTGAGGTTGAGCGTATCGCCAACGGAAGTTGTCCTGTAAAACTAATGGGTAAAGGTAACGGAGAGTTCATAAGCCCTGCAGAAATAGTTGAAAAATTTGGGGAGGTAATGTAA
- a CDS encoding 2-oxoacid:ferredoxin oxidoreductase subunit beta, whose amino-acid sequence MDTCKNKSYYREDKLPHIWCPGCAHGIVMHALVNAIENIGLNKDDVCVVSGIGCSSRAPGYLDFNTLHTTHGRALAFATGIKMAKPGMKVIALGGDGDFTAIGGNHLIHAARRNIDIAAIIFNNNIYGMTGGQFSPTTPIGDYATTTPTGNIDPNFDIVKLVEGAGASYVARGTAYHFDALVKLFENAINHKGFSLVEAVSTCPTSYGRKNKGFKGNPAAMLKYMRDNSVPVAAVAKLPKEKVEGKLVIGEFKNEQKPEYTEEYQKIIDKVRGV is encoded by the coding sequence ATGGATACTTGTAAAAATAAAAGCTATTATAGAGAAGATAAATTACCTCATATCTGGTGCCCTGGATGTGCCCACGGTATAGTAATGCACGCACTGGTTAATGCCATAGAAAATATAGGTCTAAACAAAGACGACGTGTGTGTAGTATCTGGTATAGGATGTTCATCTAGAGCTCCTGGATATTTAGATTTCAACACTTTACATACCACTCACGGAAGAGCCCTTGCTTTTGCTACAGGGATAAAAATGGCAAAACCTGGTATGAAAGTAATCGCACTAGGGGGAGACGGCGACTTCACTGCAATCGGAGGTAACCATCTAATCCATGCTGCAAGAAGAAACATCGACATCGCGGCAATTATTTTTAATAACAACATATACGGAATGACAGGGGGACAATTCTCTCCTACAACTCCTATTGGTGATTATGCTACTACAACTCCTACTGGAAACATCGATCCGAACTTTGATATAGTTAAGCTTGTAGAAGGTGCAGGTGCTAGTTATGTAGCAAGAGGTACTGCATACCACTTTGACGCTCTTGTAAAATTATTTGAAAATGCCATCAACCACAAAGGATTCTCTCTGGTAGAGGCTGTAAGTACTTGTCCTACAAGTTACGGAAGAAAAAACAAAGGATTCAAGGGGAACCCTGCCGCCATGCTTAAGTATATGAGAGACAACAGTGTTCCTGTGGCTGCTGTTGCAAAACTTCCAAAGGAAAAAGTAGAAGGAAAGCTTGTTATCGGGGAATTCAAAAACGAGCAGAAACCTGAGTACACAGAAGAATATCAAAAAATCATAGATAAAGTAAGAGGGGTGTAG
- a CDS encoding 2-oxoacid:acceptor oxidoreductase family protein, with protein MAKEIRLSGSGGQGLILAGIILAEAALKQGKVAVQSQSYGPEARGGASKSEVIISDTEILYPKVNQADIFLSLTQKSFDTYGSGNKENCSIVIDSSVKTPEGLNVVKLPILETAKEKVGNSIVANIVSLGAIQAATNIVDRDILEEAILGRVPAHVKELNKKAFQAGIDLVKL; from the coding sequence ATGGCAAAGGAAATCAGATTAAGCGGTTCAGGTGGACAGGGTCTTATTTTGGCAGGTATCATCCTTGCAGAAGCTGCCTTAAAACAGGGTAAAGTAGCTGTTCAGTCACAATCTTACGGTCCTGAAGCAAGAGGAGGAGCAAGTAAGTCTGAGGTTATCATAAGTGATACTGAGATTCTTTACCCAAAGGTAAATCAGGCTGATATCTTTCTTTCACTGACTCAGAAATCTTTTGATACATATGGAAGCGGAAACAAAGAAAACTGTAGCATTGTAATAGATTCAAGTGTTAAGACTCCAGAAGGTTTAAACGTAGTTAAACTTCCTATCCTTGAGACGGCTAAGGAAAAAGTAGGAAACTCGATAGTTGCAAACATCGTATCTCTCGGAGCTATACAGGCAGCTACAAACATTGTAGATAGAGATATTCTAGAAGAGGCTATCCTCGGAAGAGTTCCTGCCCATGTAAAAGAGCTAAACAAGAAGGCATTCCAGGCTGGTATTGATTTAGTTAAATTATAA
- a CDS encoding LytS/YhcK type 5TM receptor domain-containing protein: MKLDLITLLGNKLGILFIFAFVLSRLKPFRNLVAKKNINISDKILLSIVFGIFGIVGTYFSFEYYGGLINTRIIGVATGGLIGGPFVGLLSGVVAGVHRGLIKSGEFTGLACAVSTIFEGLMAGMMGVFIRNRNNKWMYAALTGTIAELMRKVSVLLISKPFEKALEFVSHVWLPMMIINSVGLALLFMIIESIFKDQEKMIAYQANLTLKTVDKALPFLKNGLCSDNIKKVSEVIHEMTEFDIVRIMESGLLVAQTGLNIGDRIKDGIAAIDYVTESGEPLVVDARIDLNGEKREVYSLLILPLKENGKVIGILELYKKLSKSMSSIDLEIGNGLAKLFSTQLTLTKLENDSKLLEKSELKILQAQINPHFLFNSLTVIGSLCRIDVEKSRNLIIHLSDFYRKSLNVRKEMVDLQTEINHVKSYVFIEMARFEEKLKVIYDVSENLNCFLPPLTLQPIVENAIKHGILPKKNGGIVKVSGYKISNVVNLEISDDGVGIEENKLNSLFYGDLSQGDSVGFKNVDMRLKGIFGEKHGLKIFSEKDKGTTVCLSIPVIED, translated from the coding sequence ATGAAGCTGGACCTTATAACTTTACTCGGGAATAAATTGGGAATTTTATTTATATTTGCCTTTGTACTATCTAGATTGAAGCCCTTTAGGAATTTAGTTGCCAAAAAAAATATCAATATATCAGATAAAATATTATTATCGATTGTTTTCGGAATATTTGGAATAGTGGGAACGTATTTTAGTTTTGAATATTATGGAGGACTTATAAATACACGAATTATAGGTGTGGCTACAGGAGGTCTTATAGGGGGACCATTCGTCGGTCTTCTATCTGGTGTGGTTGCTGGTGTACATAGAGGACTTATAAAAAGTGGAGAGTTTACAGGTCTTGCTTGTGCAGTATCTACTATTTTTGAAGGTCTTATGGCTGGAATGATGGGTGTTTTTATACGTAATAGAAATAATAAATGGATGTATGCAGCATTAACAGGGACAATAGCCGAACTCATGAGAAAGGTCTCGGTGCTTTTAATTTCAAAACCCTTTGAAAAAGCTCTAGAATTTGTCAGTCATGTCTGGCTGCCTATGATGATTATTAATTCAGTTGGACTTGCACTTTTATTTATGATAATCGAAAGCATATTTAAAGACCAGGAAAAAATGATAGCCTATCAAGCAAATCTTACTCTTAAAACTGTTGACAAGGCCCTACCTTTTTTAAAAAATGGTTTATGTTCTGACAACATAAAAAAAGTATCTGAGGTTATACACGAAATGACTGAATTTGATATAGTTAGGATAATGGAGTCCGGACTTTTAGTAGCTCAGACAGGTTTAAATATCGGCGATAGGATCAAGGATGGAATTGCTGCTATCGACTATGTAACCGAGAGTGGAGAACCTCTTGTTGTTGATGCACGCATTGATCTGAATGGTGAAAAAAGAGAGGTGTATTCTCTTCTCATCCTGCCTCTAAAAGAAAACGGAAAGGTTATAGGGATTCTTGAATTATACAAAAAGTTATCTAAGTCTATGAGTTCTATAGATTTAGAAATAGGAAACGGATTAGCCAAATTATTTTCAACTCAGTTGACTCTAACCAAACTTGAAAATGATTCAAAATTATTGGAGAAATCAGAATTAAAAATACTTCAGGCACAGATAAATCCTCATTTTTTATTTAACTCTCTCACAGTGATAGGTTCTCTATGTAGGATTGATGTTGAAAAATCCCGAAATTTAATAATACATTTGAGTGATTTTTACAGAAAATCACTGAATGTAAGAAAAGAGATGGTGGATCTTCAAACGGAAATTAATCATGTAAAATCATATGTATTTATAGAAATGGCTAGATTTGAGGAAAAGCTTAAAGTAATTTACGATGTATCTGAAAATTTAAATTGTTTCCTGCCACCTTTGACATTGCAGCCTATTGTAGAAAATGCTATCAAGCATGGAATTCTTCCTAAAAAAAATGGTGGAATAGTTAAAGTGTCTGGGTATAAAATTTCTAATGTTGTTAATTTAGAAATTTCTGACGATGGTGTGGGAATCGAGGAAAATAAATTAAATAGCTTATTTTATGGAGATTTAAGCCAAGGAGACTCTGTTGGATTTAAAAATGTAGACATGAGATTAAAAGGTATTTTTGGAGAAAAACACGGGCTCAAGATATTTAGTGAAAAAGATAAAGGTACGACAGTATGTTTAAGTATTCCAGTGATAGAAGATTAA
- the bioC gene encoding malonyl-ACP O-methyltransferase BioC — protein MIDKKKVNRNFSKGVKTYDEYALIQRHMADKLGIFIEDSEEVFNILEVGCGTGIFSEKILNKFPNSNIDFLDISPDMIKNVKEKIGSKENLNYIVEDIENYKPQKKYDLIFSNATFQWIQNKKSLFDHLNSLLKPGGLILFSTFGKDTYLELRESLRAIDPDLEYSQNFISLEELKKVLGDKYKILAAEEERVKEKYHCVMDFLKMIKGIGANSALSNSKPFTRDKFNRLEDEYRRNYCSGDSIEVTNHLIYMILGKNY, from the coding sequence ATGATTGATAAGAAAAAAGTGAATCGAAATTTTTCCAAAGGTGTCAAAACCTATGACGAATACGCTTTAATCCAAAGACATATGGCTGATAAATTAGGCATATTTATTGAAGATTCAGAAGAAGTTTTTAATATACTTGAGGTGGGATGCGGAACGGGTATATTTTCAGAAAAAATACTGAATAAATTTCCTAATTCAAACATAGATTTTTTAGACATATCTCCTGATATGATAAAAAATGTCAAGGAGAAAATAGGTTCTAAAGAAAATTTGAATTATATAGTAGAGGATATAGAAAATTATAAACCTCAAAAAAAATATGACCTTATTTTTTCCAATGCTACATTTCAGTGGATACAAAATAAGAAAAGTTTGTTTGATCATCTGAACTCTTTGCTCAAACCTGGAGGGCTCATTCTGTTTTCAACATTTGGTAAGGATACATACCTTGAACTAAGGGAAAGTCTTAGGGCTATCGACCCAGACTTGGAGTATTCACAAAACTTCATATCTCTTGAAGAGCTGAAAAAAGTCTTGGGAGATAAATACAAGATACTTGCTGCTGAAGAGGAAAGGGTGAAGGAAAAGTATCACTGCGTGATGGATTTTCTAAAAATGATAAAGGGTATAGGGGCTAACAGTGCCTTGTCCAATAGTAAGCCTTTTACCCGGGACAAATTTAACAGGCTGGAAGATGAGTATAGGAGAAATTACTGTTCCGGAGATAGTATAGAGGTTACTAATCACTTAATATACATGATCTTAGGTAAGAACTATTAG